In Plasmodium chabaudi chabaudi strain AS genome assembly, chromosome: 10, a single genomic region encodes these proteins:
- a CDS encoding GTP-binding protein, putative: MSKGDDKGASAISVWKRELGPNLSDIFLRKDIDKLRNNNGCPNSEGVDKGQSRCTQRNIIVEGRKKNIYPDFVCRNEFTFDENITCFPNYMHKSSIKIKNKLDICDVIIEVRDARVPFTSTNYFITDNLKKYKNTKKNIILLNKVDLISKELALKAQRLIEEKTNSICLLTSSKYNKNISKIRDICKEIKPKFKAFGLFCMLIGLPNVGKSSIINSFKEITYNLGKYGYKNNKIAYEVNRKKVKTNILAGTTKLIEQYKVSNNPLLYFIDTPGIYLPKMADKEISLKLSAIGNVLDYKYNDMYVGDYILFILNKNKNYNYVKMIGLDKPTNDIRFVSNVISTKLNLCRNYKYLDINGGCKFFIDMFRLGLLGQTCLDEIPNQSDFVTYFDFNSSEPIAVDSNLAPVPFRGLT, translated from the coding sequence ATGAGCAAAGGCGATGACAAGGGGGCCTCCGCTATAAGTGTGTGGAAGAGGGAATTGGGGCCAAACCTAagtgatatatttttacgaAAGGATATAGATAAGCTTAGGAATAATAATGGATGCCCAAATAGTGAAGGTGTTGATAAGGGACAAAGTAGATGCACacaaagaaatataattgtaGAAGGACggaagaaaaatatatacccTGATTTTGTTTGCAGAAATGAATTCAcatttgatgaaaatattacatGCTTTCctaattatatgcataaatcatctataaaaataaaaaataaacttgATATATGTGATGTAATAATTGAGGTAAGGGATGCAAGAGTTCCATTTACAAGTACcaactattttattacagataatttaaaaaaatataaaaacacaaaaaaaaatattatactatTAAATAAAGTCGATTTAATATCAAAGGAACTCGCATTAAAGGCTCAAAGATTAATAGAAGAGAAAACAAATTCGATTTGTTTACTAACAtcatcaaaatataataaaaacatatcaAAAATAAGAGATATATGTAAAGAGATTAAACCAAAATTTAAAGCCTTTggtttattttgtatgctTATTGGCTTACCAAACGTAGGAAAGTCAAgtattataaattcatttaaaGAAATTACATACAATTTAGgaaaatatggatataaaaataataagataGCATATGAAGTTAATAggaaaaaagttaaaacaaatatattggCAGGTACTACTAAATTAATAGAACAATATAAAGTATCAAATAAcccattattatattttatagataCACCaggtatatatttacctAAAATGGCAGATAAAGAAATTTCATTAAAACTAAGTGCAATTGGGAATGTATTagattataaatataatgatatgTATGTCGGggattatatattatttattttaaacaaaaataaaaattacaatTATGTTAAAATGATTGGTTTAGATAAGCCTACAAATGACATAAGATTTGTTAGTAATGTTATttcaacaaaattaaatttgtgtagaaattataaatatttagatATTAATGGTGggtgtaaattttttatagacaTGTTTAGATTAGGATTATTAGGACAAACATGCTTAGATGAGATTCCTAATCAGTCCGATTTTGTTacttattttgattttaatTCTTCTGAACCAATTGCAGTTGATTCGAATTTAGCCCCTGTTCCATTCCGGGGTCTAACTTGA
- a CDS encoding ribosome biogenesis GTPase A, putative, translated as MFFPYLMVICLIHKIICIQLKIVNENINLDGINAIRQKQIRKFRICDTYSKKNKSEKKLYFLKNFNKIYKNDFKRKNLRRKERKEDKTDTENNNWSNVGKYGKEVENTEFFPTFDEYFNNRSKDDYEKLEAEKLKVLTENASTYKDEIRKIMEKSYKSEYEKLKKEDEEDSQISQDVHENLKVTFVMKKNIDNFLFTQYSYMINKLKEKSEILKSLKNVFNNDNNKGSNTSGNVGESNNDQVCLDEKTEKDSSDEKNAKLKAIDKSEDVENGLAFYKKGSNKENNLIEEVNFFKPQKGYAEEKRVSTFSDQMFANVKIESKNLLIKGEEYGTNDGGLKLEKGEEVVSNYNNEEEGTELFLKNNVSVLELFKENVKTSLKYKNENIIKNNLNENLLCGRVKVHWFPKFMKRIIMKIPDYIKISDIIIEVRNGIIPFVFDDLYALNMFDIFTNKPKIIVYTNCDRASVKGTEEWGNYYRRKLYWSDKKFNRNIKSDLNGSINSANNNPMKKSAVIFVDAKNGKKEIIVLKKLINRLCERVIESKRKKGIHNYKVKCIFLGLPNVGKSALINKILEIKKTKSYDLPGLTKNIQMYSTKKYELIDTPGIIAHNLYKLRERAYDKNNRILDEIYNKNNKDYSIDNVVNIKNYNSYMHVENNIYLLALCNHISPKMYDIYNIAEVLIQNIYNTYLYDNEYVDLKKIIDRYQINFVDCINSQGQFSAYHFIQKLARDRFNNDLNQASMRIVSDFRKNYLGKMTLNYPIYFNKKAITLKRDNQFVNSASDRYVGW; from the coding sequence atgtttttcCCATACTTGATGGTTATATGCTTgatacataaaattatatgcatacagttaaaaatagtaaatgaaaatataaatttagatGGTATTAACGCAATCAGACAGAAACAAATAAGAAAGTTCAGAATCTGTGATacatattcaaaaaaaaataaatcggaaaaaaaattatattttttaaaaaattttaataagatatataaaaatgatttcaAGAGGAAAAATCTAAGGagaaaagaaagaaaagaaGATAAAACCGATACCGAGAATAACAATTGGTCAAATGTGGGAAAATATGGAAAGGAAGTTGAGAATACTGAATTTTTTCCGACATTtgatgaatattttaacaatCGATCGAAGGAcgattatgaaaaattagaaGCAGAAAAATTGAAAGTTCTAACCGAAAATGCTAGTACATATAAAGAtgaaataagaaaaataatggaaaaaagCTATAAGAgtgaatatgaaaaattaaaaaaagaagacgAGGAAGATAGTCAAATAAGCCAAGATGTTCATGAAAATCTCAAAGTTACATTTGttatgaagaaaaatatagacaACTTTTTGTTCACCCAATATAGTTATATGATAAACAAATTGAAGGAAAAGTCTGAAATTTTGAAAAGCttgaaaaatgtttttaacaatgataataataagggAAGTAACACAAGTGGTAATGTAGGGGAAAGCAACAATGACCAAGTCTGTCTTGATGAAAAGACGGAAAAAGATAGTAGTGATGAAAAGAATGCAAAATTGAAAGCAATTGACAAATCAGAAGATGTTGAAAATGGATTagcattttataaaaaaggaagtaataaggaaaataatttaatagaagaggtaaatttttttaagccTCAAAAAGGTTATGCAGAAGAAAAGCGAGTATCAACATTTAGTGATCAAATGTTTGCAAATGTGAAGATAGAAAGTAAGAACCTGTTAATAAAAGGTGAAGAATATGGTACTAATGATGGTGGATTGAAATTAGAAAAAGGAGAAGAAGTAGtttcaaattataataacgAAGAAGAAGGAACAgaattgtttttaaaaaataatgtatcgGTACtagaattatttaaagaaaatgtaaaaacatctttaaaatataaaaacgaaaatataataaaaaataatttgaatgaaaatttattatgtgGAAGAGTTAAAGTACATTGGTTTCcaaaatttatgaaaagaataattatgaaaataccagattatataaaaataagtgaTATCATTATTGAAGTCAGAAATGGAATAATTCCATTTGTGTTTGATgatttatatgcattaaatatgtttgatatatttacaaataaaccgaaaattattgtttataCTAATTGTGATAGGGCTTCTGTAAAGGGAACAGAAGAGTGGGGAAACTACTATAGAAGAAAGCTTTATTGGAGTGACAAAAAGTTTAAtcgaaatataaaaagcgACTTGAATGGTTCTATAAATAGTGCTAATAATAACCCTATGAAAAAGAGTGCAGTAATATTTGTAGATGCGAAAAATgggaaaaaagaaattattgttctcaaaaaattaataaatagaCTTTGTGAGCGTGTTATCGAAAGTAAGAGGAAAAAAGGGATACACAATTATAAAGTgaaatgcatatttttaggGTTACCAAATGTTGGTAAATCGGcactaataaataaaatattggaaattaaaaaaaccaAATCATATGATTTACCAGGtctaacaaaaaatatacaaatgtattcaacaaaaaaatatgaactaATAGATACCCCAGGTATTATAGctcataatttatataaactcAGGGAAAGAgcatatgataaaaataacagaATATTAGATgagatatataataaaaataataaggatTATTCAATTGATAATgttgttaatattaaaaattataatagttatatgcatgtagaaaataatatatatctattaGCTTTATGCAATCATATATCACCAAAAATGTAtgacatatataatattgctGAAGTgctaatacaaaatatttataatacttatttatatgacaATGAGTATGtagatttaaaaaaaattatagatagatatcaaattaattttgttgaCTGCATAAATTCACAAGGACAATTTTCTGCTTATCattttattcaaaaattaGCAAGAGATAGATTCAATAACGATTTAAATCAAGCTTCCATGAGAATTGTCTCTGATTTTAGGAAAAACTATCTGGGAAAAATGACTTTAAATTATCCTATctattttaacaaaaagGCTATCACCCTTAAACGTGACAATCAGTTTGTTAATTCTGCAAGTGATCGATATGTGGGTTGGTAA
- a CDS encoding cGMP-dependent protein kinase, putative gives MDDDDEIIPKKNNERNKKKAIFSNEEFSGEDNLMEDHLELRDKLAEDIVTIKTSLKNNLVCSTLNDNEILALSNYMQFFVFKSGDMVIKQGEKGSYFFIINSGKFDVYVNDKKVKTLTKGSSFGEAALIHNTQRSATIKAGTNGTLWGVQRSTFRATLKQLSNRNFNENRSFIDSVSVFDMLTEAQKNMITNACVIQNFKPGETIVKQGDYGDVLYILKDGKATVYINDEEIRVLEKGSYFGERALLYDEPRSATIIAKEVTSCASICRKLLNVVLGNLQVVLFRNIMTEALQQSEIFKQISPDQLNDLADTAIVRDYPANYNILHKDKIKSVKYIIVLEGKVELFLDDESIGILTRGKSFGDQYVLNQKQKFKHTLKSLEVCKIALITESCLADCLGNNNIDASIDHNNKKSIIKKMYIFRYLTDKQCNLLIEAFKTTRYEEGDYVIQEGEVGSRFYIIKTGEVEIVKNNKRLRTLGKNDYFGERALIYDEPRTASVISTVNNLECWYVDKSVFLQIIEGPMLAHLEERIKMQDTKVEMSELLTERIIGRGTFGIVKLVLHEPTKIRYALKCVSKKSIIELNQQNNIKLEREITAENDHPFIIRLVRTFKDSKYFYFLTELVTGGELYDAIRKLGLLSRSQAQFYLGSIILAIEYLHERNIVYRDLKPENILLDKQGYVKLIDFGCAKKIHGRSYTLVGTPHYMAPEVILGKGYGCTVDIWALGVCLYEFICGPLPFGNDQEDQLEIFRDILTGQLTFPDYVTDTDSINLIKRLLCRLPQGRIGCSINGFKDIKENPFFSDFDWDRLAGRLLEPPLISKSETYAEDIDVKQIEQEEEDNANAEIDDENWDIDF, from the exons atggatgatgatgatgaaataaTTCCAAAGAAAAA TAATGAAAGAAATAAGAAAAAGGCAATTTTCTCTAATGAAGAATTCTCAGGGGAGGATAATTTAATGGAG gaTCACCTAGAATTGAGGGATAAATTGGCAGAAGATATCGTCACTATAAAAACTTccctaaaaaataatcttGTATGTAGTACACtaaatgataatgaaatattagcACTGTCTAATTATAtgcaattttttgttttcaaaAGTGGAGATATGGTCATAAAGCAAGGAGAAAAAg GTTCCtactttttcattataaataGCGGAAAATTCGATGTATATGTAAATGACAAAAAAGTGAAAACTTTGACCAAGGGTAGCTCATTTGGGGAAGCCGCTTTAATACACAATACTCAAAGAAGTGCTACTATAAAAGCAGGAACGAATGGGACATTATGGGGGGTGCAAAGAAGTACATTCAGAGCAActttaaaacaattatcCAATAgaaattttaatgaaaatagaaGTTTCATTGATTCCGTATCTGTTTTTGATATGCTAACAGAagcacaaaaaaatatgataaccAATGCATGtgttatacaaaattttaaacCCGGAGAAACAATAGTTAAGCAAGGAGATTATGGAGATGTTCTATACATTTTGAAAGACGGAAAAGCAactgtatatattaatgatgAAGAAATCAGAGTTCTAGAAAAG GGATCATACTTCGGAGAGAGAGCTCTTCTGTACGATGAACCGCGAAGTGCTACAATTATCGCTAAGGAAGTGACATCTTGTGCATCTATTTGTCGAAAATTGTTAAATGTAGTTCTTGGAAATTTACAAGTAGTATTGTTTCGTAACATTATGACAGAGGCTCTTCAACAGAGTGAAATATTTAAGCAAATAAGTCCAGATCAATTAAATGATTTAGCTGATACAGCTATAGTTAGAGATTATCCAGCAaactataatatattacataaagATAAGATAAAAagtgtaaaatatataatagtattAGAAGGAAAAGTAGAATTATTTCTTGATGACGAATCGATTGGAATATTGACAAGAGGTAAATCATTTGGAGATCAATACGTACTTAatcaaaaacaaaaatttaagCATACATTAAAATCGTTAGAGGTATGTAAAATAGCATTAATTACAGAATCTTGTTTAGCCGATTGTTtaggaaataataatatagatgCATCTATagatcataataataaaaaaagtatcataaaaaaaatgtatatttttcgaTATTTAACTGATAAACAATGTAATTTACTTATCGAAGCATTTAAAACAACTCGATATGAAGAAGGAGATTACGTTATACAAGAAGGTGAAGTAGGGTCAagattttatataataaaaactgGAGAAGTagaaatagtaaaaaataataaaagactAAGAACATTAGGgaaaaatgattattttgGCGAAAGAGCCTTAATTTATGATGAACCAAGAACGGCATCAGTTATAAGTACTGTAAACAATTTAGAATGTTGGTATGTTGATAAATCagtttttttacaaattattGAAGGACCTATGTTAGCACATTTGGAAGAAAGAATTAAAATGCAAGATACTAAAGTAGAAATGTCAGAGTTATTAACAGAAAGAATTATAGGTAGAGGTACATTTGGTATTGTTAAGCTAGTTTTACATGAACCCACAAAAATTAGATATGCATTAAAATGTGttagtaaaaaaagtattataGAATTAAAccaacaaaataatatcaaaCTAGAAAGAGAAATTACTGCTGAAAATGACCatccatttattattaggtTAGTAAGAACATTCAAAGAttctaaatatttttattttttaacggAGTTAGTTACTGGAGGAGAACTTTATGATGCTATTAGAAAGTTAGGTTTATTATCAAGATCACAAGCACAGTTTTATTTAGGCTCTATAATATTAGCAATCGAATATTTACATGAAAGAAATATAGTGTATCGAGATCTAAAACCTGAAAACATCTTATTAGATAAGCAAGGATATGTCAAATTAATCGATTTTGGTtgtgcaaaaaaaatacatggAAGATCATATACATTAGTAGGAACACCACATTATATGGCACCTGAAGTTATATTAGGAAAAGGATATGGATGCACGGTTGATATATGGGCATTAGGTGTTTGCttatatgaatttatatGTGGTCCATTACCCTTCGGTAATGATCAAGAAGATCAATTAGAAATATTTAGAGACATATTAACAGGGCAATTAACTTTCCCAGACTATGTTACTGATACTGATAgcattaatttaattaaaagatTATTATGTAGATTACCCCAAGGAAGAATTGGATGCTCCATAAATGGATTCAAAgatattaaagaaaatccatttttttccgATTTTGATTGGGATAGATTAGCTGGACGTTTGCTTGAACCTCCTCTCATTTCGAAAAGCGAAACTTATGCAGAGGATATCGATGTTAAGCAAATCGAACAAGAAGAGGAAGATAATGCCAATGCCGAAATTGATGATGAAAATTGGGATATTGATTTTTAA